Proteins encoded by one window of Gordonia jinghuaiqii:
- a CDS encoding CbtB domain-containing protein produces MTAPRTSEAVTPSPRALAVPNLSVASAALWLSLTVLLAGLAYYFLGYDQGVVSVFGEDTHVHEFVHDARHFLGFPCH; encoded by the coding sequence ATGACCGCTCCCCGTACGTCCGAAGCAGTCACACCCTCACCACGCGCGCTGGCGGTACCGAATCTGTCGGTCGCGAGCGCAGCGCTCTGGCTCAGCCTGACCGTGCTGCTCGCCGGGCTCGCCTATTACTTCCTCGGCTACGACCAGGGCGTCGTGTCCGTCTTCGGCGAGGACACGCATGTGCACGAATTCGTTCACGATGCCCGCCACTTCCTCGGCTTTCCCTGCCACTGA